Proteins encoded together in one Lathyrus oleraceus cultivar Zhongwan6 chromosome 5, CAAS_Psat_ZW6_1.0, whole genome shotgun sequence window:
- the LOC127081762 gene encoding uncharacterized protein LOC127081762, translating to MGPNVKDNPMPSHGPSSVNNIEVCLNEQRVTKIEEIRRSLVEIHSVLCAHGLFQHDHQICGTCSVNSRGCRKIQDDLQGVLDQGLIQISRQVSSPESQEQEVNVIIPCFNIPEKVEIAYHPREPVVICPPGPMPYTSDKAVPYRYAATIIENGKEVEIKTLASVTNIAANSRMTRSGRVFAPPVIPSRNVEKDPVVVVPVTREAEGQTSNSTLDKETDELLRIIKLSDYKVVDQLLQTPSKISILSLLLNSVVHREALLKVLDQAFVEQDITAEQFNNVVGSITSCNGLGFCDEELPEEGKNHNFALHISTNCQGDSLSSILIDTGSSLNVMPKSTLVKLKYKGGQMRHSGIIVKAFDGSRKSVIGEVDLPIGYGYSASL from the exons ATGGGTCCCAATGTGAAGGACAATCCAATGCCAAGTCATGGTCCTTCATCAGTGAACAATATAGAAGTTTGTCTCAATGAACAACGTGTTACGAAGATAGAGGAGATTCGGCGGTCTTTGGTTGAAATTCATTCTGTTTTATGTGCTCATGGTCTATTCCAACATGACCACCAGATCTGTGGTACATGTTCAGTCAATTCAAGAGGTTGTAGAAAGATTCAAGATGATTTGCAAGGCGTCCTTGATCAGGGTTTGATTCAGATTTCTAGACAAGTGAGTTCTCCAGAATCACAAGAACAAGAGGTGAATGTCATCATTCCTTGCTTCAACATTCCAGAGAAAGTAGAGATAGCTTATCATCCGAGGGAGCCAGTGGTGATTTGCCCTCCGGGCCCAATGCCTTACACTTCAGATAAAGCGGTCCCCTACCGCTATGCAGCAACTATTATTGAGAACGGTAAAGAGGTCGAGATTAAAACGTTAGCCTCAGTTACCAATATCGCAGCAAATAGCCGAATGACGCGCAGTGGCCGCGTGTTCGCTCCGCCGGTTATCCCAAGTAGAAATGTTGAGAAAGATCCAGTAGTCGTGGTACCAGTGACAAGAGAAGCAGAAGGGCAAACAAGCAATTCAACCCTTGATAAAGAAACAGATGAACTACTTAGAATTATCAAGCTCAGTGACTACAAAGTGGTAGATCAGTTGCTacagacaccgtcaaaaatctcgaTCCTGTCCTTATTATTGAATTCAGTTGTCCACAGAGAAGCACTACTGAAGGTGCTTGATCAAGCCTTTGTAGAACAGGATATAACAGCAGAGCAATTCAACAATGTTGTAGGCAGCATCACTTCGTGCAATGGCTTAggcttttgtgatgaagaacttccaGAAGAAGGAAAGAATCACAACTTCGCTCTCCATATCTCAACCAATTGTCAAGGGGATTCTTTGTCTAGTATCCTAATTGACACCGGTTCATCTCTGAATGTCATGCCCAAGTCTACCTTGGTGAAGCTAAAGTACAAAGGGGGGCAAATGCGGCACAGTGGAATTATTGTGAAAGCGTTCGATGGATCAAGAAAATCAGTCATTGGAGAAGTTGATTTGCCTATTG gttatggatataGTGCCAGCTTATAG